GAAGTCGCGCTCCATCAACCAGTTGGACCACCAGCTTCCTCATACAGTCCTCAGACGGATGGGATGAGCAACGACATCAGGTAATTGGGTTGTGCTCCCCGTCGATGGTGCCGATCGACTAGATTTACGTCCTTTGAATGCTTGAATTACCATTGATGGTTGTTTAATTACATCCATTACTCACCTTTCGCAGGATTCCCAGGGCAACCGTATCAGACGTATCagggtcggcggcgggcggcttcCAGCCTTCCACAGTTCCACTACCGCAGCAAGAAACGCGAACTCTCTCCTCCAACTAAAATCAGTACGGCTGGTCAGTGGTCAAGGCAAACGAATCGAACGATTCGGCCGGCGGCTGCCACAGATCGACCATGCACGATGATGCCAGTTTGTAGAGTTATTCCCAGCTAATGAATCACGGCAACGGCGGCAGACCGCAGATACGAACATGCACGCACATCTTCCATTGTGATTTGGTTTCTGGTAGAGATGTAACAATTAGCTTAAGATTATAGTctgacgacgatggcgatgCAGTGATGCACTGATGCAGTTTTACCTATGTAGctatgatttctttttcttaatctCAGTTGTATCTATGTACTGTTACTGTCTTCTTAGTGGATTATAATAACTTAACCTTCTGTACTTCTTAATCGATTATATCTTGCATACGACTCGTTATTGTAATCAGTATATGATTGCACAATATACGTACTGTTCTTTGATCGTTGATACTACCAGGTAAAAGTAGTATGTACGTActgaccaaacaaaaaaaatactagcaTATACCGACTAAAAAAAGTACTAGCATATACTCCTTCAATGAGAAACGCAGTAGATACAGATCAAACAGAAGTATATAAACTTCTCAGGAATGTAGTATATactgattaaaaaaaagtatattgaCTAAAAAGAGGCATATACCACTTactaattaaaaagaaataatataaaCCACTACCAATCTAAAAGATCAGTATATACTCACTCTTAGAAGAGATAAGTATATACTCACTCCAAAAAGAGATCAGTGTATACTTTCTCCAAGGAAAGATCAGTACATACTCATTCAGGGAGGATATCAGTATATATACTTCATCCAAAAAAAGATCAGTATATACCCATTCCAAGATATGATAATATATCCGGAAAATAAGATATACATGTACAAAAGTTTGTACTTGTGTGCcgagaaaaacatatatatactactaacgAGCTTCCTCAGCCATATCAAAAAATTTGAACCTGCGTATGTAACGGCCggagtgcatgcatgcagaaattcaaagaaaaaggaagggaacagtactttctttctctcttttaaTCTAACTATTCATTATCAACcctaaaaataaaactatttattatcaaaaataaaactatttattATCAACTAATGGAtatccaataaaaaaaagagtacataCACCTAGGAGATATTATACTACAGATAGGGTGCGTCGTAttaaaaccctaaaccctaaccctaaccctaaccctaaaccctaaactcTAACCCTAAACACTAAACCCTAAACGCTAAGCTAATCATCCCTAATCTTTGACTCAACCCCTTGCACGGACAGACACAGTCAGACCGTTGCGTTTGTTAGAAAAACGAAAAGGTAGCTAGGCATCGACTATATGACAGCAGACGCTAGGCTTAATAGTTTGTGTATCTGCAGTCATCAGCTGAACTGATCTTGTGATGGAATAACACATACCTACACTTTTACTCTGTTgtctcaaaaaaaatgtttgcttTGTTCTGTTTTTATGTTTCTGATTCAAAGAGACCTGAGATGATTGGTTATGATATTTATCTTGCTAAATGGTTTCATCCTGTTTTCTCAGTGGCTGGAGCTGAAATGCCCCGATGTATATGTATGACATCTTAGTGTGCCTCTTGTATATAGCTGTTGTACATGCTGACAGATTCTATCAGTTGGATTTGTTAGATGCGGTCAATCACGCGTGTTTGTCAACTGACTGGTGGCCAACTaaatcaccccccccccccccccccccccaagtcGCATACAACCAGCACCACCGACCCCACAACACATTCACTCAGTAATTTGTTTACTATTCACCTTatccaatatatatacacattcgGTTACGGGTCCAACCTCTTTTTCCCCTCCGATTTTTATAGATCTCGGCTTGTGGcagcgacgggcgacggcgacggcgatggcctaCGGCAGCGTTGGGCGACGGTGGCCGTCCCTCGCTCGGCCCTGCACGGAtccaccagcggcggcgggaggagagtCATCGTCGCGGGCACTGCCGATCCTCAGTCAAAGTCATCCTCGCCCAGTCCTCaaccagtcgccgccgccgcctcgccttaTGCCATCGCCAGATCGACGCCGCGATGCCCTGCCTCCTCACCCTAGTCGTGGTCGCCTCGAAGCCCTGCAACCAACTCCCCATCGTCGGCACGGTGGCTGCCTCCCGCTCCTCCACAGGTCGTCGTCACCCTGCAACCCCCTCCCCATCGTCGACCAGTGAGGTTGAGGCTAGCATCCACAGACTCATCCACCCCAAGCAAATGAACTTCAGTGATAGCAGTACACACCGATCTGATATTCTGTTTTTCTGttcgttttttcttttctatatttgttttttcatgATTGATGTTTTTACAGGGATCTGGGATCATGCATGGGCAAGCCTGCAGCTAGGGTGCTGTTTTTGTTATTCATTCAGTACAACCTTTTCCTCCTGCTCTCAGctatattttaatttgttcaGTCAGGAAATCTTGGGTTATGTTCGCAAAACTAGACTCATCTGAATTTTTTTCTGTTCAGTCATGGATTCGTGTGTGGGGCATTGTTCAGAAATCAAGCTGTACATCAATTTCCTACTCATGTAAATTTCCGTTTTTTCAGTCATTAGATCTTGtgcaatttttgcaaaaaaaaaaagaagaacaactctcatttgatttttctttttcatgcatGAGCAGGACTGCTGCTATAGCTGTTTTTGCGATGAGGGACTAGGATTAGTCCAAGAAGCACATCATCCGCTGCTATGGACAGCTCTGCCTCTGGGCGCACGCGACCAATGTGAGCCTCTCATTTCTAACTTCTTATTGTTCTTTTGTATGTAATGTGTCATTTATGCATTGATTTCATCAAGAATTTGTATGTTTGGAAGAACCAAGGAAGCATGTGTGTGAATTGCGCACTAGCTGGGTAAAAATTAGGTTGGATCTTAGCATTGAAACAATATTGTAGTTCATTTACGAGTGCAAATTCTGACTTGTACATCTGTTTTAGTGTTGTCTTGGTTCAAGAATTAGTATATAGCCAGACATGTAGCATGACTGGTCAATTTTAACTATATTCAGAGGAAACATACTTGATTCCTGGCAGGAATTTTTGCTCCTCCTTGTCGTAGGTTATTAAAGATTTGTGGATGATACATACTGAAGAATTCTGGGAGCAATCTCTCCGCTGCCTGCGCGCCGTTGTTCGGGGAGCAACCTCTTTCTCTCATTTatgccgaggaggagagagggtgcAGCGGCAGCACGATAAGAGAAGGAGGAAGGCCACTGGATTCAGCGAGGCCACTACGACCGCGCACTACAGGTCTGCAGCTGCCTACCCGGCCCAGTCAACGTTAATCTCACTGGGCCCAGTCAACGGTAATCTCACTCGCACTTATTCTGTTAGGGTACATGTTGTTTCAGTCAAGAAGAACTAATTCTTAGCTGAGAGGGCAATCTTTATTACTTATCATGTCCATGTGCTTGGCTTTGTTTGCTGCTTGGTTATCCACCTTGGTTATCATGCTTTTGTGGTGGCAGAAGAGCGACTTGCAGGAAAGAGTAGCAGCTAATATCTTTTTTATAGGATCAAAATCTGAAGAGGCAAGTTCTTGCATAGGCACTGCCATAAACTTCCCCACAAAATACCAGAGTGATGCCACTGTAATCTCTCTGTCACAAGGTTTTTCTTAAAACCTGAGTGTGTTCAGTATTATACTTAAGACTGATACTCCTTTATACTACATTTTGTTTAATTGGACACTGATGCTGATTCTTTCAATTTTCATGGCAGATACTTCACAACGTTTGATGGTTTCGAGCTGCAACCTTTGATTTCTCAcatatggatgggttttattgaTACTTTAGTTCTTTAGTCTTGACTAGCTAGTTAGCTTAAAAACATTATATCAGTTGGGCCAATACATTAGCTACGAGAGACCCTTTATGAAATGTCCCCTTCTGGTTATTTGGAGATGTTTCGTTGTTTTGGATGTGCAGTTGATATTGTGAGTCGAGGATATACTTGGACTTGTATTCTTCAAATGTAACCTCAGGATATTTGAATAGTGGCTTCAATGAATGCattacaatatatatgtatgcttgCTGATGCATGGTAATGTGGACTCTTTTGCAGTTCTATACTAGAAATTTTGTGGACTTGATTATTAAGAGAAACTTTGTGGCAAGATCAATATGTTATATTAAAAACCATCAGTgtaatagtaatttatttactaagaaaAATCTTGAGACGGTACCAATACGTTAACTcttaagtaatttatttactaagagaaggTATACGAACCAATTGGGAGTACTACCATCCTAAGGAATTTATTTACTAAAGAAGAGCTAAGAACGACCTTAAGAGTAATTCATTTACTGAGAATAGGAACCAAACTGAGAAGGGCCTGGGAGTAATCCATTTACTGAGAGAAGGAATCAAGTTGTGAGTGCAGGAGTATTAGTAACTCATTTACTCATAGGTTGATAGACTCAGTAATCTTGTTACTAATGGGCCAACCACTAACTCATTTACTCATAGGTTGATAGACTCAGTAATCTTGTTACTAATGGGCCAACCACAAAAGAAGTgcggaaggaaagaaaaaaggtgCGGGCTAGTTATATGGGATTGATGGTGTGGGAAACATTTTGATAGTAACAAGTTTACTTATCGAACTAAATCCGCTGATAGTAATTGATTTACTTAATGAAGAATTTTTTGAAGAGGGAGGGATGGGGGAGTTTGTGCGGGATGGATTTGGGAGGGGGGGCGCTaggaggggggtgggggggagggggtatTGTGAGGGGAGTAGTTTAGTTATAACACACCCTGGGTGCGGTTTAGCgtatccctatatatatataaaccgcGCCTGGGGTGCGCAATAACTAAACTAATCCTCTCAgcaccccaccccacccaccACCCCCCCTCCCCGTCGCCCAGGGGGCTCTCCCGcacctttttctctccctcaccATTTGTCtttcagtaaataaattacttgcAGTTAATATCTTATTATTAGTAAATGAATTACTAactaatatattgatttttgcATTGTAATCCCGCACCTTTTGGCATGTCCATTCCAACTGCAACCCGCACATTTCTCTTGCACAcgtagtaaataaattactctctGTTAATATCATTTATTAGTAATTAAATTACTCGGAATCCAACTCATTTCTTCTCTCAGTAAATGGATTACTCCCAGGTTGTAGCCCTTCTCAGTTGGTTCATTCTCTCAGTAAATGAATTACTTTCGGGTTGGTCTCATTTattctcttagtaaataaattacttaagATAATACAATACTTAATTGGTTATCATACCTTCTcgcagtaaataaattacttaaaATAACGTATTGATATCGTCACAAGATtttcttagtaaataaattactattacACCAATCTCAACATAACATATTGACATTGCCAACAAATTCTCTTAGTAACCAAGTTACTATTACACCGATGGTTCTCAACATATGTctcttagtaactaaattactaTTACATGCATGAATCCAACAAGCAAGACGACGCTAGTGCCTCATATCGATGTTGAGCCGACAAAGCACTATAGATTCCTTAGGTCTCCCCATCGACAGGTATCCATCACCCACGAACATCTAGAGAGGCATCCCACAGGCACCTGGATATAGACAGAAACGATTACATCATCTAAGAGAAGTCTTTAATTTACACTCATAAATGACTCTAAATGAGATATGATTCgctgaagaagaaataaaatgctTCATAAAAAATTGAGCAGCAGGAAGAGAGAATATGTGCAAAATGCAGCCTCAATCTGAAGAACATAAATCGAGTAGAATAAATTTTAGAACTGATGAGTCTATACTGCTTTATTTACAGGAATACACTCCATTAGATTGATCATAGATTTCAGATGTTCACATGCATGTTAAATTAAGAACCAAAATTCTAATTGACACATTATCAGTTCACCAAGATAAATCCAGAAAAAGTGTGCAAAGTGTACGACATGAAACATTTAGAGCGTCCTAGTAAAATGAACCAAGGATCCTATATCTTCAGAGATCACCCGGATATCATTGAGGTCAAGAGAAAAGTTCAATTTGGCAGTCAGTAAAGATCTGTTTCCAGGGAACATAttattatgcataaaaaaaatactaatcaaaTAGACTCGTCCTAGATTTTTCACGATACCAATGCCCAAATAAGCTAAAATGATATGGAAATTATTCATGGATGAAAACTCCCTTGGTGTCCTTGATCCGCACCTGCGGAACTAGTGAAGGACATGCCATATGCACATGAGCAATTAGAACAACAATCTCAATCCTctgaatatgaaaaaaaaagcatacttaggcaaaaaaaaaaaattattgtgtgCCCAGTAGTAAAACACCTGCACCAAGAACAGGGATTTGTGCCAATAGACTGAACAATAAAGGTCTCAATGTACATCGTTATCAGTATAATCCTCATCTGCATTGATGCTGCATCCGGATTCTCACTCTGCCCGTGCGAAAAAAAGACATATCTTGTCTTTTCATGTctagttataaacactaaactAAAACCTGGGAAAATTGCAACCATAAAGCATAGAATATTGAATCAAGAAGAAAAACCACCATGAATCTGAACAGCGTGGGGGAAAAAAGGCCTGATCACCGATCATGCaaacatgaaaaaacaaaaacgaaaaaaagagaaagggaatAGATCGGATTGGCATGGCAGCACCAAAGACACTATTCCTCTCATGGGGGATGCAGACTTCAATCACGCAGACGAGTTCGGGGTTGTCGATGGTGTCGCTTGTGAAGGAACGCAGATGGCgccggccctcctcctcctttgtcCGCACCAACAACTTATGCAAATCCAATCCAAATACTGCTACTACACCTCCTCAGCGTCCTCCACGGGCGGCGGACGAGGGCAGCAGGCGTGGGCGATGGTGGCGATCTGGAGGCTGCCTGCGGACGAAGGCGGAACGGCGGCCACCGACGAGGACGAAGGACGTTGGCTCCTCCGTATAGCTCGCCAACGTGGAGCAGATCGGCAGCGGTGGAAGGGAAGCCGGTGGAGACCATGGGCGGAAGAAAGGCAGGCGCCCTTCGTCGTGGAGCTTGCCTCCAGATCCAGGCGGCGTGGTGGCCTCTCCCCGGTGCTGCCTTTTCTCGAATCGCCGCCGGCAACCTCCTCGTTCCAGATCtgaaaaaagcaaaagaaattaacaaaaaaaaaatgagtatattaaatcctatatatataggCGGAAGTTAAgtagtaaaagaattactactgTGGGTACAGGGGAGGGGTGGGGTGGGTAGGGGTGGGTTGTGCCatctgtgtgtgtgtctatatatatatatatatatatatatatatatatatatatatatatatatatatatatgttcctaCTACCAggagtagttactccctccttttaACGGGTCAGGTTAGTGGAACCATCTTGATCCAATAACCGGTActtaggttgtttttttaatttaaacaattaactaaattgtttattagttgaaattatttcttttttgttagtTGCATGCAAACGAACTTCTGCATTAGAATTTCTGCTACGTGCTGGTCAACAGAAGATACATGTTAGCTAGCTAAACTGAATTTTCTGCTCGTTTGGTGCATGCATATATTTCCCATGTATTTAGGAACGTTAACGTGATGAAAAGGCAGAAAATATGTGAACGTTGACACATTTAAAATGCACGGTCTGTGAAACAGAAAAGGAACAGAGCATCAGTTGAGAAGGAAGCAGAACATTGTTTGGAAATGCGGCAGAACAtcacttggaaaaaaaaatcccaaaccgAAAATGGAGCAGAATATCGTTTGGAAATGGAGCAGAACAtcgtttggaaaaaaaaatacattctgCTCTTCCTAGACAAACTCCATCTTCTGCTCGTCCCGGCAGAAAATGTATCTAAACTGAAAATGGCAGAAcctcaaatgaaaaaaaaatccaaggaGGAAAATAAACCTCAACTAAAAATTGGCAGAACGTCAACTGGAAAAATTCCCCAAATATAAGGGCAGAACCTCCCTGGGTAATACGTGATTAGTTACAAACAACAATTGCGGCATGTGCTCCGCGATGGCCGAGTCCATCTGAACTTGTAAATAGGCAATATAGTTTTATTAGCTAGTAGGAAGGACGAAAgcttaaccaaaaaaaaaaaggtgcagaaTATGTTCTGCTGGTGTAACTGAATCCCATCCTTTTATAGGAAGCTCTATGGCAAGAATACAGGCAGAAAGTTTCTGCTTGGGTAACTGAATCCCGTTCTCTTATAGGAAGCTCCCTGGCAAGAATACAGGCAGAAAGTTTCTGCTCGGGTAGAAACAGGAACAGGACAGGAAGCAGTATGTGAGTATGTGACTCAGAAAAGGAGCAGAACATCGGTTAGAAAGGAAGCAGAAAAATAATTTGAACAGAAGCACAACATCTTCTGCTCCTTCAACAAAATCGTCACTAAGCAGATGACGTTAAAAAAGGCAGAAAATTAAAAAGGAATAGAAGAACATCAATTGGAAAGAAGCAGAACATTATTTGTAAACGGAACAGAACATCAATTGGAAAGGAGCAGAACATTATTTGGAAACGGAACAGAACATCAATTTGAAAGGGAGCAAAATGGTTTCTGCCAATCATAGTGTCCATGTTCTGCTCCTCCGGCAGATGAACTAACATGCATTCGAAACTGTTTGTATCCTACGAAAATAGCGGTCGGCATTCTAAACGGGTTGGATAACATGGCTAATTAACTCTGAAATAGCAGAAATTTGCAATGCCACGTAGCAAACCGTACGGTGGATAAGCTGGAAGTAGTTACTCCCGGTAGTAGCTTATAatattcctatatatatatatataaatatatataaaccatgcatatatatgtttcaatacatatacatgcataatatatatgtatttatacatatatgtatgcaaatgcatatgtatatatatatattaaagcacttaacattttatgtgcatatatatgaccaaaatatatatttacactaaagtaaatgtgtacatatagaaaaatagacatgtattaattacaattcatcatgtcctagctagctatgaCTTCGACGTAGTAGTCattatctcagaagctaacgacttatgaattgtatttccgtcgtagtagaattcatcCTCGGGATCAAGgacttgttcgttgatgaatcccatgagttgttcttgaaccgccgcgataaattccttgtgtgtgagcttatccctcatgcgaataacctatgaatgtatgaaattaattagtaaacaacaaatcgatacgtacgcaatgaaattttgaatttatttgtacatacatcgagctctcttgtggtgatgatttggtctgcaaggcagtggcaatactcgcacacgtagtagccgcacaagttagttctcTGTtcttgctttgcgcactatatatacatgacaaacggcgagagatctaattaatatacacttgtatttgaattggagattcaatataaatgtagagcatgtgtactcatagGAAATTTAAACTTCCGcttaagtctttctctccaattGCAGcagaccaaatgacggaaccgataccaagccctaaatggagtttaaagctatgattcatagtagtaattaattatatcaAGATTCGTAATAACATTGGAACTTATGACATTACTTGTCTATAAGTTAAAAAACCtggtcaaacgtagactcttttttatccattgagtcatatacattGACTACGCAGGCCTccaagtcgaagagtaaaaggacccagtggaatctgcaatgtgcgtcggATGCAtgacatatgaaacacttagcatgtacatacgggaatgaaatttggtagcAAGCTGGTCAGAAAGTTCATTAATCGCAGGGACAAAAAGATAAGGCGATAAAGGACAACCTTGACGAATACCTCGATGAGCTGAAAAGTACCTGTACGATTGACCATTTATAACAACAGAAAAATTAGCAGAGTTGATGCAGGAAAGGACAAGACGAACGAAATTAGCATGAAACCCTTTACGACAAAGAGCATCCGCTATGAATCTCCATTCAATCCTGTCAAAAGCTTTAGACAAgtctatttttaaaagaaaagctTTTTGATTAAAAGAGGTGAGATTAAAAGAGTGAGCAATTTCCTGGGCAAGCACAATATTATTAGAGATGCGTCTCCCCTTGACAAAAGCCTGCTGAGTGTCACAAATAAGGTTAGGAAGTTTATTCTGAATGTAATTAGCCAAGGACTTAGCAATGATTTTATAAGAAACATTACAAAGGCTAATGGGTCTAAAATCAGCAGGGGACTTAGGATTAGAATTTTTAGGAACAAGAACAATATTAGTAGCATTCATACCTGATTGAAGCTTACCTGTTTCATAGAAGGAGCCTACCATGGCAGTAACATCGTCTTTTATCCAATTCCAGGCAGCTCTATAAAATGCAACATTGAGACCATCTGGCCCTGGGGAGGCATCTCTTCGCATTTGCTTCAGAATTTCCAGGATGTCATTTTCAGAAGGGATTTCAGGGGGAGGAAAAATTACATCATTGTCATTTTGATCCATAGAAGGAGTGGCATCATCTGTATTGGAGCTTTGAAAGAGATTTTCAAAGTAAGAAGTGAAGACAGTTGCTATCTCATCAGGATCATTGATTATTGAATTATTATGGATAACACTAGAGATTCTGttctttctccttctcttctggGTTGCTTTTTGAAAGAAAGAAGTGTTTCTGTCACCTTTCTGGACCCAATGCTTCTTACTTCTCTGTTTGTGATAATCGGCCAGCTTCTGCATGGTAATATCATGCTGTTGCACAATCCTTTTCTCCACAAAGTACAAATGTTCTCTGTCGGGGGAACTCTGAATTTTCAACAGATCTTCTTCCAACTGATCCAATTGCTGCTGAAGAGGTTTCTTCTTTTTGCTCTAAGAAGTTAAGGATATTGCTAACAAGGTTGTTCTTCTCTGAAAATGACAGTTTACAGACTGCAGCCAGGCTGAATGAGCATGCTGATTAAAATCTGGTTCAAGCAGCCACCAATTTTCAAACATGAAAGATCTTTTAGGCCTCCTGTTCTTCGGATTGAGAATGGCAATGATGGGAGCATGATCACCATACAACATGGGCAAGTGATAAACAGTGGTATTTGGATAATTAAAACACCATTCCACATTTGCAAGACATCTGTCCAACCTTTCCAAAACCAGATCCTTACCCTGTTGCTTATTGGACCAAGTGTAAGCTGGACCATTATAACCCATATCCATAAGCCCCAGATTATTGCCATGAtgcttaaaaatattaatacgATTCTGATTAGGAGGGGCCAAACCATACTTTTCATTAGCATGCATGATCTCATTAAGGTCTCCCATACAAAAGGTAGGTCTGTGACTACTATGTACAACAAAAGAGGAGATTTCACTCCACATGGCACTAGTGGCCCTGTGACTAGGATCACCATAAATACAAAGAAGATTGAAAATAGGACCAGAGTTCTTATAGACTCCATaagctaaaatataattaacaCTAGACTGAACTATAGTAAGATCCATGTCTTCATCCCACATCAGCCACAGACCACCAGAAGCTTGATCAGCAGGAACCACATGACTATTAGCTACATGAAAATGATGGATCAGATCAGAAGCAGTGACTTTAGAGCTTTTTGTTTCTGAAATAAAGATTACCTTAGCATTAGTAGAGTATATTAGGCGTTGGAGGTGTTGCATTTTCCTACTGCCGAGGTGACCCCCCCATACCTCGGCAGTTCCAGCTTAAAAGACTCATGGCGCCCTCGACGCCTTATGGGCTGGCGCCATTGCCCATCCATCATTCTTTCCACTTCCATCTCCACCGTTTCCAGCACTGGGATCAAC
The sequence above is drawn from the Oryza glaberrima chromosome 10, OglaRS2, whole genome shotgun sequence genome and encodes:
- the LOC127786099 gene encoding uncharacterized protein LOC127786099, whose translation is MPCLLTLVVVASKPCNQLPIVGTVAASRSSTGRRHPATPSPSSTSEVEASIHRLIHPKQMNFSDSRIWDHAWASLQLGHGFVCGALFRNQAVHQFPTHDCCYSCFCDEGLGLVQEAHHPLLWTALPLGARDQCY